DNA from Syntrophorhabdales bacterium:
GCACATCTGACGGAGTGAAATCGTTAGCAGGGCAGGCAATGCAGGCAGGCGCAACCAGGGAAGAAGTGCTGGAAGCGTTGAGGGTGGCTAACTACATCAGCGGCGTAGGATCGGTCTATACAGCCGCAAAAGCATTCAAGGAATTATTCTGAATCGGTTAGCGGTTTACAGTTACCAGTTTACGGTTGGTACCTGCCGACTGATAACTGTCAACCGTTAACTGTTTCTTATCTCACTCTCTTGAGCTTCTGTTTCTTCTTGGAGCGCAGATAATCTTCCACGATCACTCTGCCCAGTTCTTTTGGTTCGGCAAAGAATACTCTTCCCAGATTTCTTCTGGCGAGGATCGTTGCGAACTCTTTGAGGTGGGGAGTGTTGTCCAGCATGATAATGTTAAGCGTGATGCCTTCACGCTGATAGGCCTGGGCCTCATTGATAACTCCTATTGCAGCTTTCTC
Protein-coding regions in this window:
- a CDS encoding carboxymuconolactone decarboxylase family protein is translated as IFETIDPELRKVVQGSNDFTFADGALTRKIKLLIAMALDAAHGTSDGVKSLAGQAMQAGATREEVLEALRVANYISGVGSVYTAAKAFKELF